Proteins from a single region of Thermoplasmata archaeon:
- a CDS encoding NADP-dependent isocitrate dehydrogenase (Converts isocitrate to alpha ketoglutarate), with the protein KRRGEIDGLKDLVNFAENLEKALIKTIEVDKIMTQDVAKIAEPPVNAVVNSEEFIDAVKKNLEKLLKL; encoded by the coding sequence TCAAGAGAAGAGGCGAGATTGATGGCCTGAAAGATCTTGTTAATTTTGCGGAAAACTTGGAAAAGGCACTTATCAAAACTATCGAAGTGGATAAAATCATGACTCAGGATGTTGCAAAGATTGCAGAGCCACCTGTAAATGCAGTGGTTAATTCAGAAGAGTTTATAGACGCTGTGAAAAAGAACCTTGAAAAATTATTAAAACTCTAA